From Coffea arabica cultivar ET-39 chromosome 10e, Coffea Arabica ET-39 HiFi, whole genome shotgun sequence, one genomic window encodes:
- the LOC113711186 gene encoding uncharacterized protein isoform X3, whose translation MINLDQNSDPILTSTESESIPVECIQSTYGILQGARKCNQKKGTKADLSNSKLGIIDLDQNSDNVLISGKLESFQGIQNSQTTNVIHTSGIDIPSTSTGVNNDSYQIASSSTAINNATLGSQKSARRSQQRPQRQKRDILQNIATESMTLPEAPSCKLCGAKKFHLEPPGFCCSSGEIRLLETEMPRELMLLYLSDNDEATDFRNCIRNYNNMFAFTSIGMHCDKELGKKYNGIYTFRVQGQMYHFINPLVPADGQKPVNLQLYFYDTEHEVETRLSISNKFRENLIAMLADLLKVNPYSSFFRGLQDLPDLDEYKIMLQSNPTVDQHVYNKPTVSQVGALWTESQTSDQTNSKHIQVYSKSGNAQILKHYHGCYDPMQYPLIFPNGEPGWHPGIEKLSSIQNNAASGKTCPGERTIPVDMFMTAEDVIHAENQVAAKCSKKRKYVSCREYYCYKLQIRPEDKSMLLHIGRLLQQYVVDMYVKIETSRLDFFKNDQYQSRLRTELYQGLLDSLSTGETNGSNVGKRFILPRSFIGGPRDMKRRYLDAMTLVQQYGKPDIFLTMTCNKNWPEIKNLLLPTEKTENRPDLVSRVFRAKLQMLKNELFKKHIFGKVAAYTYVIEFQKRGLPHAHFLIILKHCSKLLSSEAYDHIVSAELPDIHIHKHLHSLVAQHMMHGPCGQINPNCPCMQKNGVCKDKYPKQFAESTRHGQNSYPIYRRSDDKKTVKVRGHHLDNRWVVPYNAYLLSKFDCHMNIEICSTIQAVKYIYKYIYKGHDKILYQFSNGEANQMLDEIKNFQSARWISAPEAMWRIYSFDLNEMHPSVMTLPVHLENQQPVTFPDQQSVDDVIKNAHLKKTMLTEFFQMNKYDHFAKNLNCLYTDFPQYFVWDAKSRYWSLRQQRDVIGRIAGVHPSEGEREAAEFLGLLQADNSAEICLAEAILYQMPSSLRHLFATILVYCNPSNCQELWLKFKHFLSEDIEQNKTLSAEVVNSTVLQIIDMHLRAMGKQITHYGFQLLPNTLLQNHMDTKELQAEKNIITPEEDLLSVYQLNEEQKIAFDKVLHCVNNNISKAFFIDGPGGTGKTYLYKALLATIRSQGCIALATATSGVAASILPGGRTAHSRFKIPINDDQNKYCNISKQSVLAQLIRDAKLIIWDEATMAKRKSVEALDKMLQDITNNDHLFGGKIIVFGGDFRQTLPVITHGTREDIIDTSLVMSPLWSKFEKIRLTINMRARLDPDFSTFLMRIGDGIQQTTDQDEVQIPESINIPFQDDETSINALIDTVFPNMEYITSTTSSIINRAILMTRNDFVHQINHKLIMKFPGAEITYFSNDEPLDSSVQFQDQDLLHSLTPKGLPLHELLLKKNCPVMLLRNINPSEGLSNGTRLICKEFSNNIIQAQIAFGSFAGKIVFIPRIPLQASDEELSSVQFKRTQFPLRLCFAMTINKAQGQTLDYVGLYLREPVFSHGQLYVALSRARTATNIKVLIQPPHRQTESTNFTRNVVYQEVLSAVTNS comes from the exons ATGATTAATCTAGATCAGAATTCTGATCCTATTTTGACTTCTACAGAGTCAGAATCAATACCTGTTGAATGCATTCAATCAACATATGGTATTCTACAAGGAGCAAGAAAATGTAATCAGAAAAAAGGAACAAAGGCTGATCTTTCGAACTCAAAGCTTGGTATAATTGATCTGGATCAAAATTCTGATAATGTCTTAATCTCTGGCAAGTTAGAATCCTTCCAAGGTATACAGAATTCTCAAACAACAAATGTTATTCACACCTCTGGTATTGACATTCCTTCAACCAGTACGGGGGTAAACAATGATAGTTATCAAATTGCTTCAAGTAGTACAGCAATAAACAATGCCACTCTTGGATCTCAAAAATCTGCCCGGCGATCTCAACAACGTCCTCAAAGACAAAAAAGAGATATTCTGCAAAATATTGCTACAGAATCAATGACATTACCAGAAGCTCCTTCTTGTAAACTCTGTGGAGCAAAAAAATTTCACTTAGAGCCTCCTGGTTTTTGTTGTTCATCAGGTGAAATTCGACTCCTTGAAACTGAGATGCCTCGAGAATTGATGTTATTATATCTCAGTGACAATGATGAAGCTACAGACTTTCGCAATTGTATACGAAACTATAATAATATGTTTGCTTTCACTTCAATAGGAATGCACTGTGATAAGGAATTAGGAAAAAAGTACAATGGTATCTATACCTTTCGAGTGCAGGGTCAGATGTATCATTTTATAAATCCATTAGTTCCTGCTGATGGTCAAAAGCCAGTGAATTTGCAGTTGTATTTCTATGATACTGAGCATGAAGTAGAAACTCGTCTGTCCATATCAAACAAGTTCAGAGAAAATTTGATAGCAATGTTAGCTGATCTATTGAAAGTAAATCCGTACTCATCATTTTTCCGTGGATTACAAGACTTGCCTGATCTAGATGAATACAAAATAATGTTGCAATCAAATCCAACAGTTGATCAGCACGTTTACAACAAGCCAACAGTTTCACAAGTTGGTGCTCTTTGGACAGAGTCGCAGACCTCTGATCAAACGAATAGCAAACACATTCAAGTATATTCAAAAAGTGGCAATGCTCAGATTCTGAAACACTATCATGGCTGCTATGATCCAATGCAATATCCACTTATATTTCCTAATGGAGAACCAGGATGGCATCCAGGCATAGAAAAACTTTCAAGTATACAAAATAATGCTGCTTCAGGTAAAACCTGTCCAGGAGAAAGAACAATTCCAGTAGATATGTTCATGACTGCAGAAGATGTTATACATGCTGAAAACCAAG TTGCAGCAAAGTGTAGCAAAAAGCGAAAATATGTATCTTGCAGAGAATATTATTGCTACAAACTGCAGATTAGACCTGAAGACAAATCAATGCTCTTGCATATTGGAAGGCTCCTCCAGCAATATGTGGTTGACATGTACGTGAAGATTGAGACATCACGACTTGATTTTTTCAAGAATGATCAGTACCAGAGTCGCCTGAGGACAGAGTTATATCAAGGTCTTCTTGATAGCTTATCAACTGGAGAAACCAATGGCTCAAATGTTGGTAAAAGATTCATATTGCCTCGTAGCTTTATTGGTGGTCCACGCGACATGAAACGTCGTTATTTAGATGCAATGACTTTGGTTCAGCAGTATGGCAAACCAGACATTTTTTTAACAATGACCTGCAACAAAAATTGGCCAGAAATCAAGAACCTTTTATTGCCAACAGAGAAGACAGAGAATAGGCCTGATCTGGTATCCCGAGTTTTTCGAGCTAAGTTGCAAATGTTAAAGAATGAACTTTTCAAGAAACATATTTTTGGTAAAGTTGCAGCTTACACATATGTTATTGAGTTTCAGAAACGTGGTCTTCCTCATGCACATTTTCTCATCATTCTAAAGCATTGCTCTAAGTTATTGAGTTCTGAGGCATACGATCACATTGTTTCTGCTGAGCTACCTGatattcatatacacaagcaTCTACACTCTTTAGTAGCACAACATATGATGCATGGACCCTGTGGACAAATAAATCCAAACTGTCCTTGTATGCAGAAAAATGGAGTTTGCAAAGATAAGTATCCAAAACAATTTGCTGAATCAACAAGACATGGTCAGAACTCTTATCCAATCTATCGACGAAGTGATGACAAAAAGACTGTCAAGGTTCGAGGACATCATTTGGATAATCGATGGGTAGTTCCTTATAATGCATATCTTTTGTCCAAATTTGACTGCCACATGAATATAGAGATATGTTCTACTATACAAGCAGTTAagtatatttataaatacatCTATAAGGGTCATGACAAGATACTATATCAATTCAGCAATGGAGAAGCAAATCAGATGCTTGATGAAATCAAGAACTTTCAATCAGCCAGATGGATTTCAGCACCAGAAGCTATGTGGAGAATATATAGTTTTGATCTTAATGAAATGCATCCCTCTGTAATGACTCTACCAGTGCATCTAGAAAATCAACAGCCAGTAACTTTTCCAGATCAACAATCTGTTGATGATGTTATAAAGAATGCACATTTGAAGAAAACTATGCTTACAGAATTCTTCCAGATGAATAAGTATGaccattttgcaaaaaatttgaaTTGCCTATATACAGATTTCCCTCAATATTTCGTATGGGATGCTAAGTCAAGATATTGGTCATTGCGACAGCAAAGAGATGTAATTGGAAGAATTGCTGGAGTTCATCCTTCTGAAGGTGAAAG AGAAGCAGCAGAGTTCTTAGGTCTATTACAAGCTGATAATAGTGCAGAAATTTGTTTAGCAGAGGCTATTCTATATCAAATGCCATCTTCACTTCGTCATCTGTTTGCTACAATCTTAGTCTACTGCAATCCTTCAAACTGTCAAGAGTTGTGGCTAAAGTTTAAGCATTTTCTTTCTGAAGATATTGAACAGAATAAAACGTTATCTGCAGAAGTAGTCAACAGCACAGTGTTGCAGATTATAGACATGCATTTGAGAGCAATGGGAAAACAGATCACACACTATGGTTTTCAGCTATTACCAAATACACTACTACAGAATCACATGGACACAAAAGAACTTCAGGCAGAAAAAAATATCATCACTCCTGAAGAAGATTTGCTCTCAGTATATCAACTAAATGAAGAGCAGAAAATTGCATTTGATAAAGTACTGCATTGTGTCAACAATAACATATCAAAGGCATTTTTCATTGACGGACCAGGAGGAACTGGAAAAACCTACCTCTATAAAGCTCTGCTTGCAACTATAAGATCACAAGGCTGCATAGCACTTGCTACTGCAACATCAGGTGTAGCAGCATCCATTCTTCCTGGAGGTCGAACTGCACACTCAAGGTTCAAAATCCCCATTAATGATGATCAAAATAAGTACTGCAACATCAGCAAGCAAAGTGTCTTGGCTCAGCTAATCAGAGATGCAAAGCTCATTATATGGGATGAAGCTACTATGGCTAAAAGAAAGTCAGTTGAAGCCCTTGACAAGATGTTACAAGACATAACAAATAACGACCATTTATTTGGTGGAAAAATCATTGTCTTTGGTGGTGACTTTCGTCAGACTTTACCAGTGATCACACATGGTACCAGAGAAGATATCATAGATACCAGTCTTGTCATGTCACCATTATGGAGCAAATTCGAAAAGATCAGATTAACAATCAATATGAGAGCTAGACTTGATCCAGATTTTTCCACATTCTTGATGAGAATTGGAGATGGAATTCAGCAAACTACTGATCAAGATGAAGTCCAGATACCAGAATCAATCAACATTCCTTTTCAAGATGATGAAACTTCCATAAATGCTCTGATTGATACTGTGTTCCCAAATATGGAGTACATTACTTCAACAACATCATCTATCATCAATCGAGCAATATTGATGACAAGAAATGACTTTGTTCATCAGATTAAtcataaattgataatgaaaTTTCCAGGAGCAGAAATAACCTACTTCAGCAATGATGAACCATTAGACTCCTCAGTACAGTTCCAAGATCAAGATCTACTGCATTCTCTTACACCTAAGGGCCTCCCTTTACATGAGCTACTACTGAAAAAGAACTGTCCAGTCATGCTTCTCAGAAACATCAATCCAAGTGAGGGCCTATCAAATGGTACACGCCTAATCTGTAAGGAATTTTCGAATAACATAATTCAAGCACAGATAGCATTtggctcttttgcaggaaaaattgttttcattCCAAGGATACCATTACAAGCTTCTGATGAGGAATTGTCTTCAGTACAGTTCAAAAGAACTCAATTTCCACTACGTTTGTGTTTCGCAATGACCATTAATAAAGCTCAAGGGCAAACACTTGATTATGTTGGACTTTACCTCAGAGAACCAGTTTTTTCTCATGGACAACTTTACGTTGCTTTGTCAAGAGCACGGACAGCTACTAACATTAAAGTCCTGATACAGCCACCACACAGACAAACAGAAAGCACCAATTTTACACGAAATGTTGTCTATCAAGAAGTGCTTTCAGCAGTAACTAATAGCTAA
- the LOC113711186 gene encoding uncharacterized protein isoform X2: protein MINLDQNSDPILTSTESESIPVECIQSTYGILQGARKCNQKKGTKADLSNSKLGIIDLDQNSDNVLISGKLESFQGIQNSQTTNVIHTSGIDIPSTSTGVNNDSYQIASSSTAINNATLGSQKSARRSQQRPQRQKRDILQNIATESMTLPEAPSCKLCGAKKFHLEPPGFCCSSGEIRLLETEMPRELMLLYLSDNDEATDFRNCIRNYNNMFAFTSIGMHCDKELGKKYNGIYTFRVQGQMYHFINPLVPADGQKPVNLQLYFYDTEHEVETRLSISNKFRENLIAMLADLLKVNPYSSFFRGLQDLPDLDEYKIMLQSNPTVDQHVYNKPTVSQVGALWTESQTSDQTNSKHIQVYSKSGNAQILKHYHGCYDPMQYPLIFPNGEPGWHPGIEKLSSIQNNAASGKTCPGERTIPVDMFMTAEDVIHAENQVAAKCSKKRKYVSCREYYCYKLQIRPEDKSMLLHIGRLLQQYVVDMYVKIETSRLDFFKNDQYQSRLRTELYQGLLDSLSTGETNGSNVGKRFILPRSFIGGPRDMKRRYLDAMTLVQQYGKPDIFLTMTCNKNWPEIKNLLLPTEKTENRPDLVSRVFRAKLQMLKNELFKKHIFGKVAAYTYVIEFQKRGLPHAHFLIILKHCSKLLSSEAYDHIVSAELPDIHIHKHLHSLVAQHMMHGPCGQINPNCPCMQKNGVCKDKYPKQFAESTRHGQNSYPIYRRSDDKKTVKVRGHHLDNRWVVPYNAYLLSKFDCHMNIEICSTIQAVKYIYKYIYKGHDKILYQFSNGEANQMLDEIKNFQSARWISAPEAMWRIYSFDLNEMHPSVMTLPVHLENQQPVTFPDQQSVDDVIKNAHLKKTMLTEFFQMNKYDHFAKNLNCLYTDFPQYFVWDAKSRYWSLRQQRDVIGRIAGVHPSEGERYYLRLLLKHVKKPTSFHDLKLINGKIATSFREAAEFLGLLQADNSAEICLAEAILYQMPSSLRHLFATILVYCNPSNCQELWLKFKHFLSEDIEQNKTLSAEVVNSTVLQIIDMHLRAMGKQITHYGFQLLPNTLLQNHMDTKELQAEKNIITPEEDLLSVYQLNEEQKIAFDKVLHCVNNNISKAFFIDGPGGTGKTYLYKALLATIRSQGCIALATATSGVAASILPGGRTAHSRFKIPINDDQNKYCNISKQSVLAQLIRDAKLIIWDEATMAKRKSVEALDKMLQDITNNDHLFGGKIIVFGGDFRQTLPVITHGTREDIIDTSLVMSPLWSKFEKIRLTINMRARLDPDFSTFLMRIGDGIQQTTDQDEVQIPESINIPFQDDETSINALIDTVFPNMEYITSTTSSIINRAILMTRNDFVHQINHKLIMKFPGAEITYFSNDEPLDSSVQFQDQDLLHSLTPKGLPLHELLLKKNCPVMLLRNINPSEGLSNGKIVFIPRIPLQASDEELSSVQFKRTQFPLRLCFAMTINKAQGQTLDYVGLYLREPVFSHGQLYVALSRARTATNIKVLIQPPHRQTESTNFTRNVVYQEVLSAVTNS from the exons ATGATTAATCTAGATCAGAATTCTGATCCTATTTTGACTTCTACAGAGTCAGAATCAATACCTGTTGAATGCATTCAATCAACATATGGTATTCTACAAGGAGCAAGAAAATGTAATCAGAAAAAAGGAACAAAGGCTGATCTTTCGAACTCAAAGCTTGGTATAATTGATCTGGATCAAAATTCTGATAATGTCTTAATCTCTGGCAAGTTAGAATCCTTCCAAGGTATACAGAATTCTCAAACAACAAATGTTATTCACACCTCTGGTATTGACATTCCTTCAACCAGTACGGGGGTAAACAATGATAGTTATCAAATTGCTTCAAGTAGTACAGCAATAAACAATGCCACTCTTGGATCTCAAAAATCTGCCCGGCGATCTCAACAACGTCCTCAAAGACAAAAAAGAGATATTCTGCAAAATATTGCTACAGAATCAATGACATTACCAGAAGCTCCTTCTTGTAAACTCTGTGGAGCAAAAAAATTTCACTTAGAGCCTCCTGGTTTTTGTTGTTCATCAGGTGAAATTCGACTCCTTGAAACTGAGATGCCTCGAGAATTGATGTTATTATATCTCAGTGACAATGATGAAGCTACAGACTTTCGCAATTGTATACGAAACTATAATAATATGTTTGCTTTCACTTCAATAGGAATGCACTGTGATAAGGAATTAGGAAAAAAGTACAATGGTATCTATACCTTTCGAGTGCAGGGTCAGATGTATCATTTTATAAATCCATTAGTTCCTGCTGATGGTCAAAAGCCAGTGAATTTGCAGTTGTATTTCTATGATACTGAGCATGAAGTAGAAACTCGTCTGTCCATATCAAACAAGTTCAGAGAAAATTTGATAGCAATGTTAGCTGATCTATTGAAAGTAAATCCGTACTCATCATTTTTCCGTGGATTACAAGACTTGCCTGATCTAGATGAATACAAAATAATGTTGCAATCAAATCCAACAGTTGATCAGCACGTTTACAACAAGCCAACAGTTTCACAAGTTGGTGCTCTTTGGACAGAGTCGCAGACCTCTGATCAAACGAATAGCAAACACATTCAAGTATATTCAAAAAGTGGCAATGCTCAGATTCTGAAACACTATCATGGCTGCTATGATCCAATGCAATATCCACTTATATTTCCTAATGGAGAACCAGGATGGCATCCAGGCATAGAAAAACTTTCAAGTATACAAAATAATGCTGCTTCAGGTAAAACCTGTCCAGGAGAAAGAACAATTCCAGTAGATATGTTCATGACTGCAGAAGATGTTATACATGCTGAAAACCAAG TTGCAGCAAAGTGTAGCAAAAAGCGAAAATATGTATCTTGCAGAGAATATTATTGCTACAAACTGCAGATTAGACCTGAAGACAAATCAATGCTCTTGCATATTGGAAGGCTCCTCCAGCAATATGTGGTTGACATGTACGTGAAGATTGAGACATCACGACTTGATTTTTTCAAGAATGATCAGTACCAGAGTCGCCTGAGGACAGAGTTATATCAAGGTCTTCTTGATAGCTTATCAACTGGAGAAACCAATGGCTCAAATGTTGGTAAAAGATTCATATTGCCTCGTAGCTTTATTGGTGGTCCACGCGACATGAAACGTCGTTATTTAGATGCAATGACTTTGGTTCAGCAGTATGGCAAACCAGACATTTTTTTAACAATGACCTGCAACAAAAATTGGCCAGAAATCAAGAACCTTTTATTGCCAACAGAGAAGACAGAGAATAGGCCTGATCTGGTATCCCGAGTTTTTCGAGCTAAGTTGCAAATGTTAAAGAATGAACTTTTCAAGAAACATATTTTTGGTAAAGTTGCAGCTTACACATATGTTATTGAGTTTCAGAAACGTGGTCTTCCTCATGCACATTTTCTCATCATTCTAAAGCATTGCTCTAAGTTATTGAGTTCTGAGGCATACGATCACATTGTTTCTGCTGAGCTACCTGatattcatatacacaagcaTCTACACTCTTTAGTAGCACAACATATGATGCATGGACCCTGTGGACAAATAAATCCAAACTGTCCTTGTATGCAGAAAAATGGAGTTTGCAAAGATAAGTATCCAAAACAATTTGCTGAATCAACAAGACATGGTCAGAACTCTTATCCAATCTATCGACGAAGTGATGACAAAAAGACTGTCAAGGTTCGAGGACATCATTTGGATAATCGATGGGTAGTTCCTTATAATGCATATCTTTTGTCCAAATTTGACTGCCACATGAATATAGAGATATGTTCTACTATACAAGCAGTTAagtatatttataaatacatCTATAAGGGTCATGACAAGATACTATATCAATTCAGCAATGGAGAAGCAAATCAGATGCTTGATGAAATCAAGAACTTTCAATCAGCCAGATGGATTTCAGCACCAGAAGCTATGTGGAGAATATATAGTTTTGATCTTAATGAAATGCATCCCTCTGTAATGACTCTACCAGTGCATCTAGAAAATCAACAGCCAGTAACTTTTCCAGATCAACAATCTGTTGATGATGTTATAAAGAATGCACATTTGAAGAAAACTATGCTTACAGAATTCTTCCAGATGAATAAGTATGaccattttgcaaaaaatttgaaTTGCCTATATACAGATTTCCCTCAATATTTCGTATGGGATGCTAAGTCAAGATATTGGTCATTGCGACAGCAAAGAGATGTAATTGGAAGAATTGCTGGAGTTCATCCTTCTGAAGGTGAAAGGTACTATTTAAGACTCTTATTAAAGCATGTTAAGAAGCCAACATCATTCCATGATCTAAAACTAATTAATGGCAAAATTGCTACATCCTTCAGAGAAGCAGCAGAGTTCTTAGGTCTATTACAAGCTGATAATAGTGCAGAAATTTGTTTAGCAGAGGCTATTCTATATCAAATGCCATCTTCACTTCGTCATCTGTTTGCTACAATCTTAGTCTACTGCAATCCTTCAAACTGTCAAGAGTTGTGGCTAAAGTTTAAGCATTTTCTTTCTGAAGATATTGAACAGAATAAAACGTTATCTGCAGAAGTAGTCAACAGCACAGTGTTGCAGATTATAGACATGCATTTGAGAGCAATGGGAAAACAGATCACACACTATGGTTTTCAGCTATTACCAAATACACTACTACAGAATCACATGGACACAAAAGAACTTCAGGCAGAAAAAAATATCATCACTCCTGAAGAAGATTTGCTCTCAGTATATCAACTAAATGAAGAGCAGAAAATTGCATTTGATAAAGTACTGCATTGTGTCAACAATAACATATCAAAGGCATTTTTCATTGACGGACCAGGAGGAACTGGAAAAACCTACCTCTATAAAGCTCTGCTTGCAACTATAAGATCACAAGGCTGCATAGCACTTGCTACTGCAACATCAGGTGTAGCAGCATCCATTCTTCCTGGAGGTCGAACTGCACACTCAAGGTTCAAAATCCCCATTAATGATGATCAAAATAAGTACTGCAACATCAGCAAGCAAAGTGTCTTGGCTCAGCTAATCAGAGATGCAAAGCTCATTATATGGGATGAAGCTACTATGGCTAAAAGAAAGTCAGTTGAAGCCCTTGACAAGATGTTACAAGACATAACAAATAACGACCATTTATTTGGTGGAAAAATCATTGTCTTTGGTGGTGACTTTCGTCAGACTTTACCAGTGATCACACATGGTACCAGAGAAGATATCATAGATACCAGTCTTGTCATGTCACCATTATGGAGCAAATTCGAAAAGATCAGATTAACAATCAATATGAGAGCTAGACTTGATCCAGATTTTTCCACATTCTTGATGAGAATTGGAGATGGAATTCAGCAAACTACTGATCAAGATGAAGTCCAGATACCAGAATCAATCAACATTCCTTTTCAAGATGATGAAACTTCCATAAATGCTCTGATTGATACTGTGTTCCCAAATATGGAGTACATTACTTCAACAACATCATCTATCATCAATCGAGCAATATTGATGACAAGAAATGACTTTGTTCATCAGATTAAtcataaattgataatgaaaTTTCCAGGAGCAGAAATAACCTACTTCAGCAATGATGAACCATTAGACTCCTCAGTACAGTTCCAAGATCAAGATCTACTGCATTCTCTTACACCTAAGGGCCTCCCTTTACATGAGCTACTACTGAAAAAGAACTGTCCAGTCATGCTTCTCAGAAACATCAATCCAAGTGAGGGCCTATCAAATG gaaaaattgttttcattCCAAGGATACCATTACAAGCTTCTGATGAGGAATTGTCTTCAGTACAGTTCAAAAGAACTCAATTTCCACTACGTTTGTGTTTCGCAATGACCATTAATAAAGCTCAAGGGCAAACACTTGATTATGTTGGACTTTACCTCAGAGAACCAGTTTTTTCTCATGGACAACTTTACGTTGCTTTGTCAAGAGCACGGACAGCTACTAACATTAAAGTCCTGATACAGCCACCACACAGACAAACAGAAAGCACCAATTTTACACGAAATGTTGTCTATCAAGAAGTGCTTTCAGCAGTAACTAATAGCTAA